The following nucleotide sequence is from Solidesulfovibrio carbinolicus.
TCAATACGAGAGCATTTCTCTGCCCCCGACGGTGTTCCGACTAATACTCCAGTCCCGAGACGATGGAGAGCACGGCCTCGGCCTTGTTGAGCGTGTAGAGATGCACGCCCGGTGCGCCCCGGCGCAGCAGATCCTGGGCCTGCTTGCGGGCGTAAGCGATGCCAACCTCGGCCACGGCGGCGTTGCCGCCGGCGGCATCGGCCGCTTCAAGCTCCGCCATATAGGCCGGCGGCAGCGACGCGCCGCAAAGCGCGGCGAACCGCTTGATGCTGGCCAGGCTGAGGACCGGCAACACGCCCGGCACCATGGGCGCGTCGATGCCGGCGGCCCGGGCCCGGGCCACGAAATCAAAATAGCGGTCGTTGTCGAAAAAGAGCTGGGTGACGGCAAAGCTGCCGCCAAGAGCCAGCTTATGGCGCAGATGCTCCAGATCCTTTTCCGGCGACGTCGCCTCGGGATGGCATTCGGGATAGCCGGCCACGCCCAGGCACAGGTTCGGATACTCGGCCCGGATGAAGGCCACGAGATCGGAAGCGTGCTGGAAATCCTCGGAATCCGGGACGAACGTCTCCTGTCCCTTGGGCGGATCGCCGCGAAGGGCCAGGACGTTGTCCACGCCGGCTTCGGCCAAGGCGTCGAGGAAACCGCGAATCTTGTCCTTGCTCGCGCCCACGCACGTCAGATGGGCCATGGGCTCCAGGCCGTAGGCGGTCTTCAGGCGCGAAACGATTTCCAGCGTATGGGCATGGGTGCTGCCGCCGGCCCCGTAGGTGACGGAGACAAAAAGCGGGCGCACCGGGATGAGCTTCTCGACCACACCGAAAAACCCGTCCCAGGCCTCACGCTCCTTGGGCGGGAAAAACTCCAACGAAACAAACGGCCGCCTGGCCTCCATCAACTCCCTGATCCGCACAGCGTCTCCTTTGGAAGGGAAGGAAGAACCGGGGGAAAACCCCTTTATGCAAAAAGGGGTTTTCCCCCGGGCCCCCTTTCCCCAAAAACTCTTCAAGGGGATTGGGCAGGCCGACGATTGGGCCGGCTGGTCAGGCCGTTTCGGTGGCCAGGGCGTCCACGATGTCGCGGTCGGCCTCCAGAAACGGTCTGGTCCTGCCCTCCTCGGGCGTCAGCCATTCCATGTCCTGGCCTTCCAAGGGGAGCGGCTCCCCGTCATACGCCCGGACGTGGAAAAAATGGAGACGGACCGAGAGGTGTTGGTAGGCATGCGCTTTTTCGCGGAAAAAGGCAATCGTGACAGGCCTTATGCCCAATTCTTCACAAAGTTCGCGTGAAAGCGCCTGCTCCGGCGTCTCGCCCGGTTCGATCTTGCCGCCTGGGAATTCATAGGCTCCGGCCATGGCCTTGCCCTCAGGACGCTTGACGCCCAGATACCGGCCGCCCTTCCAGATGACGGCGGCCACCACCGCGACAACTTTGGCGGCCCCGCTCACGCGTCCTCCACCAGGGCGGCCCGGCGGGCCTCCAGATCGGCGATCTCCTCTTCCATGACGGCCATGCGGGCGAGCAGATCCTCGGCTTCGCGAGAAAGGTCGCTGTACTCCTTGCTGAGCTTGGAAAACAGCTCCCGCTGGGCATAGGTCTCGGGATCGGCCATGACGGCCTCGACTTCGGACTGCTTGGCCAGCAGGGTTTCCAGTTCGGCTTCGAGCTTCTCGAAAGCCTCGCGCTTGGGCTTGATGTCGCGGTAGAGGGCGTTTCGCAGTTCGGCCACCCGGCGCTTACGCTCCTTGTCCTCCTGGCGCGACAGCTTGGGCGCGCTTTGGGCGCTGTCCTCGGCCGCGCCCGCCGTCTCGGCCTTGGACGCGGCGGCGGCCTCGGCCAGCCGGGCCGCCTCGTAGGCGGCGTAGCCTTCCTCGTAAACGACCAGCCCCTCAGCCCCCACGGACCAGACCTCGGCGGCGGCCTCGCGCAAGAGATAGCGGTCGTGGGCGACCATGAGGATGGTGCCCGAATATTCGGCCAAGGCGCGCACGAGCGCTTCGCGGCTTTCCAGGTCCAGGTGGTTGGTGGGTTCGTCCAAGACCAGGAAATTGGCCCGGGCCGAGAACAGGCCGGCCAGGACCAGCCGGGACTTTTCGCCGCCGGACAGCTCGAACACCCGGCGATCCCAATAGTCTTCGCCCAGGAGAAACAAGCCCAGCGTGGAGCAGCACTCCAGATGCGTGGCCTTGGGGCCGGCCATGCGCCGCATCTCGGACATGACCGTGCCTTCGGTGTTGAGGATCTCCGTCTGATGCTGGCTGAAATACCCCAGTTTGACGCCCGTGCCGAGGACCAGCCGGCCGTCGGTCGGCTTGTTGACGCCGACGATGAGCTTTAACAGCGTGGTCTTGCCCGCGCCGTTGTGGCCGACCAGCGCCACCTTCTGGCCCCGGAACAACTGAAAGGTGAGCGCCGGCCACAGCGGCGCGCGGTCGGGCCAGTGGTAGGCCAGATCGGCGGCGGCGCACACGGTCTTGTCGCAGCGCTCCGGCTCGGGCAGGGAGAAATCGAGGGTACGCCCGCGCACGTCGGGCCGGTCGCCGCGCAGGCTCTCAATCTCCTTGTTGAGCTTTTCCACGTTTTTGAGCTTGCTCTGGGCCTGCCGGGCCTTGCTCGACTTGTAGCGGAAACGGTCGATAAAGACGTTGTGCTGCTTGATCTTGTTGTCGATGGCCGCGGCTTGGCGCTCCCACTGCTTTTCCATCTCCTCGCGCCAGGCCAGGAATTGGGAGAACGACCCGGGCCGCCAGATGGGCTTGGTTTCGCCCAAAAACAACGTGTGGGTGGCCACGCGGTCGAGAAACACCCGGTCGTGGGCCACGAAGATGAGCACGCCCTCGAAGGCGGTCAAAAACGCCTCCAACCAGGCCACGGCTTCAAGGTCGAGATGGTTGGTGGGTTCGTCGAGAAGCAGCACATCCGCCCCGGCCGTCAGCACCCGGGCGAGCTTGGCCCGTTCGCGCCAGCCGCCGGACAGGCCCGACAAGGGGCCGGCCATGTGCTTTTCCTCGAACCCCAGGCCCGACAGGATGGTCTTGGCCCGGTGTTCGGGATTATAGCCCAGGGCATGTTCGAGACTGGCCTGCTCGTGGGCCAGGGCCGTCATGGCCGCCTCGTCGCCGGCGGCCACGGCCGCGTCGTAGCGCTTCCAGAACTCCTTCCAGGAGGGCAACGCGGCCATGACCCAGGCTAAAAGCGACATGCCGAGATCAGATGCGTCCATTTCCTGGGCCACATAGCCCAGGCGCGCGCCGGTGGAGAGGATCACCCGGCCGCCGTCGGGTTCGGACACGCCGGCGATGAGTTTTAAGAGCGTGGATTTGCCCGCGCCGTTCTGGCCGACCACGGCCAGGCGCGTGCCGCCGGGAATCTCCAGGGAAAATTCCCTAAACAGGTCGCGGCCGGCATAGGCCTTGGAAATATTGTGCAGACTGACTTTGGCCATGGGGAGTGCGTCGTTTGGCTGGAAGTTATTTCGTGGAGCCGGCTATAGGGTCAGGAGGAAGCCTCCGGCGGCCAAAGGGCTCTCGCCCTTTGGAATCCCGATAGCGTGGCAAGAGGTCTCCGTCAGAACCTTCATCGGCTTCGCGCGCTTTGTACGCAAAAACGGGCAGGAGAACCAGCCCTGGGGGTTCTCCTGCCCGTGAGGTTTTAATGATCTGTAAACAAAGAGGAATCGCTATCCCAACCGCTCGACCACCAGCTGCCCCATGGCTTTGCAGCCGACCAGGGTCTTGCCCGGCTCCATGATGTCGCCGGTGCGGTAGCCGTCGGCCAGCACCTTGGCGCAGGCGGCTTCGATGGCCTCGGCGGCGGCGGACTGGTCGAAGGAGTGCTTGAGCATCATGGCCACGGACAGGATGGTGGCCAAGGGGTTGGCCTTGTCCTGGCCGGCGATGTCCGGGGCCGAGCCGTGGATGGGCTCGTACAGGCCCGGGTTGGCCGCGCCAAGCGAGGCCGAGGGCAGCATGCCGATGGAGCCGGTGATGACCGCCGCTTCGTCGGACAGAATGTCGCCGAAAAGATTTTCCGTCACGATGACGTCGAACTGCGACGGGGCGCGCACGAGCTGCATGGCCGCGTTGTCCACGTACATGTGGCTCAACTCCACGTCCGGGTAATCCTTGGCCACTTCCAGGACCACCTTGCGCCACAGGCGCGAGACGTCCAGCACGTTGGCCTTGTCCACGGAGCACAGCTTCTTGCCGCGCTTGCGGGCGGTCTCGAAGCCCACCTTGGCGATGCGGCGCACTTCGTGCTCGGCATAGACCATGGTGTTGAACCCGACTTCCTCGTCGCCGCGTTTCTCGATGCCGCGCGGTTCGCCGAAATACGCGCCGCCGGTCAGCTCGCGGATGACCATGACGTCCAGCCCCTGGCCCACGATGTCCGGGCGCAGGCAGCAGGCGGCGGCCAGCTCCGGGAACAGCTTGGCCGGACGCAGGTTGGCAAAAAGCCCCAACGCCTTGCGGATGCCAAGCAGCCCCTTTTCCGGGCGGATGGCCGGGTCGATCTCGTCCCACTTGGGGCCGCCGACCGCGCCAAGCAACACGGCATCGGCCGCCTTGCAGGCCGCGACCGTGGCGTCAGGCAACGGCACGCCCACGGCGTCGATGGCCGCGCCGCCGATAAGCGCCTGGGTATAGGCAAACTCCAGGCCGAACTTCTGGCCGACCACGTCCAGAACCTTCACCGCCTCGGCCACGATCTCCGGCCCGATGCCGTCGCCCGGCATGACGCAGATATTGTAACGCATGTGCTAACCTCGAAAATATTATTGAAGATGCCTCCGGCGGCCGGAGGGATAATCCCCCCGGACCCCCTGAATGGAAGGCAAATTAGTATATGTGGAGCGCCTAGTCGGCCGGTCGCAAGTCCCCTTCAACCCCTTTGGGGGGTCTGGGGGCCTCAGGCCCCCAGCCGCCGGAGGCACTCTTCTCTCTTCCTCTTTACGCCCGCTCAGCCAGACGGTCCTGGACGTAGGGGATGAGGCCCCCTTTGTCGAGGATGCCTTTCATGAACGGCGGCACGGGTTTGCACTGGATAGTCTGGCCGGTGGTGACGTTATTGATGACGCCGGTATCGGCATCGACCTTGAGTTCGTCGCCGTCGTGGATTTTGCTCACGTCGTCGCCGATCTCCAGCAGCACCAGCCCCATGTTGAAGCCGTTGCGGTAGAAGATGCGGGCGAAGCTGTGGGCGATGACCACCGGGATGCCTGCGCCGAGCAGGGCCACGGGCGCGTGTTCGCGCGACGAGCCGCAGCCGAAGTTTTCGCCGGCCACCATGATGTCGCCCTGCTTCACTTTCTTGATCCAGCCGGCTTCCAGGCCTTCCATGCAGTTGGCCCCGAGTTCGGCCGGGTCGGTGGTGACCAGGAACCGGGCCGGGATGATGGCGTCGGTGTCGATATGCGCGCCGACCGTATGGGCAGTACCGTGGTACATGTCTCTCTCCTTATGCGCTAAGCCTCGCGGGCAACACTTTCCCCATGTGGGGGGTCCGGGGGCCTCAGGCCCCCGGCCGCCGGAGGCATCTTATCTTATCTCTTCCTCTCCACTCCCCCACTACACCTTGGCCGGATCAATGATCTCGCCCGCAATGGCGGCGGCGGCGGCGGCGGCGGGGCCGGAGAGGTAGACTTCACTTTCCAGGCTGCCCATGCGGCCTTTGAAGTTGCGGTTGGTGGTGGCGATGGCGCGTTCGCCGCCGGCCAGGATGCCCATGTGGCCGCCGAGGCACGGCCCGCAGGTGGCGGGGCCGACGATGCAGCCGGCGTCCATGAAGGTCTCGATGAGGCCTTCGGCCAGGGCCTGCCGCCAGATGTTGGGGGTGGCGGGCAGGATGATGGTGCGCACGTCCTTGCTCACCTTGCGGCCTTTGAGGATGGCGGCGGCTTCGCGCAGGTCTTCGATGCGGCCGTTGGTGCAGGAGCCGATGACGGCCTGATCGACCTTGAGGCCGGCCACGGCGGACACGGGCTTGACGTTGTCGGGCAGGTGCGGGCAGGCGATCTGCGGCTCCATGCCGGTGGCGTCGATGGTGACGACGCGTTCGTAGGTCGCGCCGGCATCGGCGGCGATGGCCTTGTCGCCTTTGCGGCCGTGGGCGGCGGCATAGGCCAGGGTTTTGTCGTCGGCGGCGAACAGGCCGACCTTGCCGCCGGCTTCGATGGCCATGTTGGACATGGTCATGCGGCCTTCGACGGACAGGGCCGAAGCCAGCGGGCCGGTGAATTCCAGGGCTTTATAGAGCGCGCCGGAGACGCCGATGGTTCCGATAAGGGCCAGCATGAGGTCCTTGGCCCCGACCCACTGGCGCAGCGTGCCGGTGAGGATGACCTGGATGGTGGGCGGCACCTTGAACCAGGTTTCGCCCAGGGCCATGCCGGCGGCCACGTCGGTGGAGCCCATGCCGGTGGCGAAAGCGCCCAGGCCGCCGTAGGTGCAGGTGTGGGAGTCCGCGCCGATGACCACGTCGCCCGGGCCGACCAGGCCGAGTTCGGGCAAAAGCGCATGTTCGACGCCGACGTTGCCGCCTTCGAAGTAGTGGGTGATGCCCATTTCCTTGGCGAATTCGCGGCAGAC
It contains:
- a CDS encoding ABC-F family ATP-binding cassette domain-containing protein, yielding MAKVSLHNISKAYAGRDLFREFSLEIPGGTRLAVVGQNGAGKSTLLKLIAGVSEPDGGRVILSTGARLGYVAQEMDASDLGMSLLAWVMAALPSWKEFWKRYDAAVAAGDEAAMTALAHEQASLEHALGYNPEHRAKTILSGLGFEEKHMAGPLSGLSGGWRERAKLARVLTAGADVLLLDEPTNHLDLEAVAWLEAFLTAFEGVLIFVAHDRVFLDRVATHTLFLGETKPIWRPGSFSQFLAWREEMEKQWERQAAAIDNKIKQHNVFIDRFRYKSSKARQAQSKLKNVEKLNKEIESLRGDRPDVRGRTLDFSLPEPERCDKTVCAAADLAYHWPDRAPLWPALTFQLFRGQKVALVGHNGAGKTTLLKLIVGVNKPTDGRLVLGTGVKLGYFSQHQTEILNTEGTVMSEMRRMAGPKATHLECCSTLGLFLLGEDYWDRRVFELSGGEKSRLVLAGLFSARANFLVLDEPTNHLDLESREALVRALAEYSGTILMVAHDRYLLREAAAEVWSVGAEGLVVYEEGYAAYEAARLAEAAAASKAETAGAAEDSAQSAPKLSRQEDKERKRRVAELRNALYRDIKPKREAFEKLEAELETLLAKQSEVEAVMADPETYAQRELFSKLSKEYSDLSREAEDLLARMAVMEEEIADLEARRAALVEDA
- the leuB gene encoding 3-isopropylmalate dehydrogenase — protein: MRYNICVMPGDGIGPEIVAEAVKVLDVVGQKFGLEFAYTQALIGGAAIDAVGVPLPDATVAACKAADAVLLGAVGGPKWDEIDPAIRPEKGLLGIRKALGLFANLRPAKLFPELAAACCLRPDIVGQGLDVMVIRELTGGAYFGEPRGIEKRGDEEVGFNTMVYAEHEVRRIAKVGFETARKRGKKLCSVDKANVLDVSRLWRKVVLEVAKDYPDVELSHMYVDNAAMQLVRAPSQFDVIVTENLFGDILSDEAAVITGSIGMLPSASLGAANPGLYEPIHGSAPDIAGQDKANPLATILSVAMMLKHSFDQSAAAEAIEAACAKVLADGYRTGDIMEPGKTLVGCKAMGQLVVERLG
- the leuC gene encoding 3-isopropylmalate dehydratase large subunit; the encoded protein is MPATLAEKILQQHCDEQITGPGQIVRCRLSLVLANDITAPLAIKSFKKMGAAGVFDKDKVTIVADHFTPNKDIESAEQVKVCREFAKEMGITHYFEGGNVGVEHALLPELGLVGPGDVVIGADSHTCTYGGLGAFATGMGSTDVAAGMALGETWFKVPPTIQVILTGTLRQWVGAKDLMLALIGTIGVSGALYKALEFTGPLASALSVEGRMTMSNMAIEAGGKVGLFAADDKTLAYAAAHGRKGDKAIAADAGATYERVVTIDATGMEPQIACPHLPDNVKPVSAVAGLKVDQAVIGSCTNGRIEDLREAAAILKGRKVSKDVRTIILPATPNIWRQALAEGLIETFMDAGCIVGPATCGPCLGGHMGILAGGERAIATTNRNFKGRMGSLESEVYLSGPAAAAAAAIAGEIIDPAKV
- a CDS encoding (deoxy)nucleoside triphosphate pyrophosphohydrolase, with translation MSGAAKVVAVVAAVIWKGGRYLGVKRPEGKAMAGAYEFPGGKIEPGETPEQALSRELCEELGIRPVTIAFFREKAHAYQHLSVRLHFFHVRAYDGEPLPLEGQDMEWLTPEEGRTRPFLEADRDIVDALATETA
- a CDS encoding 3-isopropylmalate dehydratase small subunit translates to MYHGTAHTVGAHIDTDAIIPARFLVTTDPAELGANCMEGLEAGWIKKVKQGDIMVAGENFGCGSSREHAPVALLGAGIPVVIAHSFARIFYRNGFNMGLVLLEIGDDVSKIHDGDELKVDADTGVINNVTTGQTIQCKPVPPFMKGILDKGGLIPYVQDRLAERA
- the metF gene encoding methylenetetrahydrofolate reductase [NAD(P)H], encoding MRIRELMEARRPFVSLEFFPPKEREAWDGFFGVVEKLIPVRPLFVSVTYGAGGSTHAHTLEIVSRLKTAYGLEPMAHLTCVGASKDKIRGFLDALAEAGVDNVLALRGDPPKGQETFVPDSEDFQHASDLVAFIRAEYPNLCLGVAGYPECHPEATSPEKDLEHLRHKLALGGSFAVTQLFFDNDRYFDFVARARAAGIDAPMVPGVLPVLSLASIKRFAALCGASLPPAYMAELEAADAAGGNAAVAEVGIAYARKQAQDLLRRGAPGVHLYTLNKAEAVLSIVSGLEY